In Camelina sativa cultivar DH55 chromosome 16, Cs, whole genome shotgun sequence, a single window of DNA contains:
- the LOC104750214 gene encoding beta carbonic anhydrase 6, mitochondrial-like isoform X1, with amino-acid sequence MALALGGRARRLVSGTLVHQNGCLHKLQQTGSDRFQLGEAKAIRLLPRRTNMVQELGMREEFMQPNRELETNYDFLGEMRQRFLRFKRQKYLPEIEKFQALVIAQSPKVMVIGCADSRVCPSYVLGFQPGEAFTIRNVANLVTPVQNGPTETNSALEFAVTTLLVENIIVMGHSNCGGIAALMNHQNHQEQHSSLVERWVMNGKL; translated from the exons ATGGCGTTAGCATTAG GTGGAAGAGCTCGTCGCTTAGTCTCTGGAACATTAGTTCATCAAAATGGTTGTTTACACAAA CTGCAGCAAACAGGATCGGATCGGTTTCAGCTTGGTGAAGCAAAAGCAATAAGATTGTTACCCAG GAGGACGAACATGGTTCAAGAATTGGGAATGAGAGAAGAATTTATGCAACCAAACAGAGAATTAGAgacaaattatgattttcttggTGAGATGAGACAGAGATTTCTGAGATTCAAGAGACAAAAGTATCT acCAGAGATAGAGAAGTTTCAAGCTTTGGTCATAGCTCAATCACCAAAG gttatgGTGATAGGATGTGCAGATTCAAGGGTGTGTCCATCTTATGTATTAGGATTTCAACCTGGTGAAGCTTTTACAATACGAAATGTCGCTAACCTCGTTACCCCGGTTCAG AACGGACCAACAGAAACCAACTCAGCTCTTGAATTTGCAGTTACTACTCTTTTG GTTGAAAACATTATTGTAATGGGTCATAGCAATTGTGGAGGAATCGCAGCGCTTATGAATCATCAAAATCACCAAGAGCAACACTCTAG TTTGGTAGAGAGATGGGTTATGAATGGGAAACTGTGA
- the LOC104750214 gene encoding beta carbonic anhydrase 6, mitochondrial-like isoform X2 yields the protein MALALGGRARRLVSGTLVHQNGCLHKQTGSDRFQLGEAKAIRLLPRRTNMVQELGMREEFMQPNRELETNYDFLGEMRQRFLRFKRQKYLPEIEKFQALVIAQSPKVMVIGCADSRVCPSYVLGFQPGEAFTIRNVANLVTPVQNGPTETNSALEFAVTTLLVENIIVMGHSNCGGIAALMNHQNHQEQHSSLVERWVMNGKL from the exons ATGGCGTTAGCATTAG GTGGAAGAGCTCGTCGCTTAGTCTCTGGAACATTAGTTCATCAAAATGGTTGTTTACACAAA CAAACAGGATCGGATCGGTTTCAGCTTGGTGAAGCAAAAGCAATAAGATTGTTACCCAG GAGGACGAACATGGTTCAAGAATTGGGAATGAGAGAAGAATTTATGCAACCAAACAGAGAATTAGAgacaaattatgattttcttggTGAGATGAGACAGAGATTTCTGAGATTCAAGAGACAAAAGTATCT acCAGAGATAGAGAAGTTTCAAGCTTTGGTCATAGCTCAATCACCAAAG gttatgGTGATAGGATGTGCAGATTCAAGGGTGTGTCCATCTTATGTATTAGGATTTCAACCTGGTGAAGCTTTTACAATACGAAATGTCGCTAACCTCGTTACCCCGGTTCAG AACGGACCAACAGAAACCAACTCAGCTCTTGAATTTGCAGTTACTACTCTTTTG GTTGAAAACATTATTGTAATGGGTCATAGCAATTGTGGAGGAATCGCAGCGCTTATGAATCATCAAAATCACCAAGAGCAACACTCTAG TTTGGTAGAGAGATGGGTTATGAATGGGAAACTGTGA
- the LOC104750214 gene encoding beta carbonic anhydrase 6, mitochondrial-like isoform X3 yields the protein MALALGGRARRLVSGTLVHQNGCLHKLQQTGSDRFQLGEAKAIRLLPRRTNMVQELGMREEFMQPNRELETNYDFLGEMRQRFLRFKRQKYLPEIEKFQALVIAQSPKVMVIGCADSRVCPSYVLGFQPGEAFTIRNVANLVTPVQKPTQLLNLQLLLFWLKTLL from the exons ATGGCGTTAGCATTAG GTGGAAGAGCTCGTCGCTTAGTCTCTGGAACATTAGTTCATCAAAATGGTTGTTTACACAAA CTGCAGCAAACAGGATCGGATCGGTTTCAGCTTGGTGAAGCAAAAGCAATAAGATTGTTACCCAG GAGGACGAACATGGTTCAAGAATTGGGAATGAGAGAAGAATTTATGCAACCAAACAGAGAATTAGAgacaaattatgattttcttggTGAGATGAGACAGAGATTTCTGAGATTCAAGAGACAAAAGTATCT acCAGAGATAGAGAAGTTTCAAGCTTTGGTCATAGCTCAATCACCAAAG gttatgGTGATAGGATGTGCAGATTCAAGGGTGTGTCCATCTTATGTATTAGGATTTCAACCTGGTGAAGCTTTTACAATACGAAATGTCGCTAACCTCGTTACCCCGGTTCAG AAACCAACTCAGCTCTTGAATTTGCAGTTACTACTCTTTTG GTTGAAAACATTATTGTAA